The segment CCTGGGAATACAAAAGTAATATCAGATATGTTAAACGAAGAAAACAGAACTGAGACATAGTGTTACGACTAGGAGCAGACTAATAGTTAATTGTTTGGTGTATTAGATCATGTTGGAATCATAGCTGAAGATGACACAGATCTTCATTGTTTGATACTGTCTCTATTCGTAACACTTTCATGAACAAAGTATACCGAACTAGTCagatcagaagtcagaaatgaagggGTTTTGAGATATATTCGGAAAGttatcgatatatcgagaagcgtttggtcTAGGCTGGCTGGCAGTTGCAGAGGGTGCGTAGCACAACGTACCCACTTGTGATCTTGGTGCGGAAGCGTGATAAAGCGCCTTCGGCTAGGTTGTGCCTAGTAAAACTAGTGAGGTCAGCATCGATGCCGGAGATTTACAAAACTATTTCTTTTGAGGACTTATTCACCGCTACACTTTTATTAACTAGTCTTTGTCCATTAGGTTCTGGGACACTATTGCAACATTTATATCTCCATTTAGCCAACAAAACCCTTCTATAAACAAAACTTGATCACAAGCAAATATTTCGCAAGTTTCGCCAAGCAAAATTCGGAAACGGTTGCATGAACAACGTTAGGATATTCACTTTTGCACATCATTGAAAATATCCAGTTGTTACTATGCTAATATcacaaaacaaacaattttttacCTCTTCTGGGCAACTTTTGAGTTTATAAATGGTAAATATCCGACTTTAGTTGACATTAGTCATACTACATAACTGTTATCAATAAGGGACGCGAAGGTTTTGAACAATTTAGGCGGCCGGTCGAATGGTCCGGTGTATATGTTAGTCTCCATTCGTAATGATTTTATGATACCTAGTGGTTCTACCTGTGAAATAAGATGTGATGTCAGATAGAGGTCTTGAACTGCGAATCTGGAAAAATAAGTGTAAGTTATCAAACCACAGCTCACTATTGTGTAGTGTACAATTTGCAGCGTGAAGCTCCTTCTCCACATGTTATACCCTGCAATCGAGTTTTAAGTCATTGCCCACCCCAGTATGGTGTTGAATATCATGGCCCAATATCGCGTCAGGAAACCGAAGAGCTACTTTCTAATGCAGATGATGGTTCTTACCTTATTAGAGACAGTCAACGTGCCGAAAACGCCTATACGTTGGTCATTTGGTTCGACAAAGTGGCAAAAAACTTCAAGTTGTATTTTGATCCCTTAACCAAGCAGCACTTTGTTGGAGAAACCAAATTTGACACCGTAGAACTCCTTGTCGCGGATGGCCTTATTCATTTTTACGTGGAAACACGTGGAGCAGATGTTCTCAAAAAAATCTCAGAAGCCAACATTTATCAAAAGACGCCGTTTTATAAGGTATGTTGTCTCTTATCCAGACCTTTGAGCAGGTAATTGTAAATCTGTACTATGTAAATATACACTACGTCTGCTTAACCAACGCCCAACCGAAGGTATCATACTGGCTGGTATAATAGGTTAGCAAGTGTTTAATTTCGGTTAGACTAGAAAAAAGCACGTCTGCAAAGTATGTGTCACAAACTTCCAAGGTTTCAGGGAACCACCTAAAAGTCTTCTGGCTCACCCTCCTGTGTTTCGTAAGGTTAAGGTGTTGTCTCTGTATATCTAGTACTCACATTTGTTTTCATCATTTATCTCACAGCTCACCTTTTGAACATGATTTGATCCTCTTTACCTACCAACGCCCGACTGTAACATCCTCCATAGTATTTATTTTTTGGTGTTAATGTAACTCATACAGTAAAAGCTTATGTACTTGGCTTTTAGTTATACTTTGTAAGAACTAGTACTACCCAATTGCTTAAAACAAAGTAGAAGAAGTGGGCTTCAAACCTACCATCTGATGCGGAAATACGAGTATTTTTAGTCACCAGTCCATCGCTCGTCGTGGTCATATCTAGGACAGACAATGGAGTGATTCACATTTGGAACCGTTAGCTGTTGATCTACACTAAAATCTACTGTTCGGGTGCCTGAGATCCAGGTAGTCAGGTGTCGGCTATAAGAAAACGTTCAATTTTTCTTTTTCACTTCCCTTCTGATGATTTTCACCACTACCTGTTGGTTTTGCAAACTCTTTCGAAAGATATTGTATTGCAACTAATGTTCTAAATACTCGTCAGGGGCTATTACATCATTTAGATGCATTTCACAGTGCATACGAGATAATATACTCGCTGGTATGTAAGGAAATCTCGACATGGATTCAGAAAGCCCGGTTGGCTTTTGCAAACCTGGACCTTTTGTAACGTGGACAAAATATCCGCCTGCCAGCTAAAAGATGAGTATACTGTTTAGCAGTTCACTCCGTTCTATTTTATGGCTGTGAAATATGGCCCTTAACATCAAATATATTCGTAAGTTACTAatattcgatcagagatatctTCGAAGCATCCCTCGCAGATATTGAGGCCATCGAGTTCGCAATTCTAAGGCTAGACTCAACTTACCAAATTTTGGTTGCAAATCGATTGGTGAGATGATAGGTCTTCATCAATTGAGATGGTTAAAACATGTATTACTCATCCCCATCCGTTGTCTACCTCGATGGGTGATAGTGGGTAGTGTAAGATTAGGTTGGAAGAAATCCaagggtggccaaaccaaagtTTGGGGTCAGTTCATGAAAATACTGACTGTTGAACTGAGCAATGTAGGTAGGTACGAACTACCTGGTCGGGGTCCGCGTTATTATCTCATCTAATGGTTAgagactgggtgacatggcCTAAAGTCGTCCGCAATGGCTcagatgcattcactctttatctttccttagATTCGAATTTTTTAAATCCctcatatttatttttattgttattattattattactctaatAATCTATATTTTATTCTCGACTCATATTTTTTGTGCCTAATCGTTTCTACTACCAATATTGTTACTAACTCTATTAAGGGCTTAGCCCCGACAATTTCATTTcgctgtgctaatatggtatggtgACTTGAAACAGTGTATACATGTACCAGGTTATACGTTGggtatgactgactgatttacACGTTCTTACCTTCATCTCAGAAAAATAGTTTTCGTTACCTTTAGTGTCATTTTATCTTTAGAAGAATTATGTGAACCGATTCTATCAAGACCGGTCCATTATggataattgaaataaattaaaacccTCAGTCAATAATGTTGGCATTTATTCTAGAGATTTATTTTAAAGTAAGCTTCATCTCGCTGTATAAATTTATCGAAGAAATTATAGCGTTATTATCTTTCTCCCTTTTCATTTTAGGTTCGTTATCACACTTTCAACTCTCAGGCAGTAGAAGCATGTCTTAGCATAAAGTCCTCTGAAAACAAAGTGATGAATAACGAACGTCCTCTCCCTTCTCCGTTAAAACACCTCCAAGCTTCTCAACGCTATGCAAACACTTCTAAGCAGTTGTCGTGTCGTCGTCAGTCTATGGATGCAAGTCATCTTGATAGCCGTTCCAAATATCACTCTGTCGTTTTTGCGAAACCACTTATTCGTGACTGGCCTGATGATAAAAATGGGTTCAAAGATTATCGGAATTATCCCCCTCTGGCTATTCAACAGTCTAATGTTTGTAGCCCAATACAACAACAAACAGACCCAAAAACTACCACCCCTACTTTTGAAGTCTGTTTTTCTCATCTAAGGTTGGGATCACAAGTAGATACGCATGAAGTTGTGAGCAGCACACAGTCTTTCTCTGGAGTCACTTCATCTAACATAACACAAGTTAGTGTGTATGATAATGTTTTAAATACTCCTATACATACTTCTGAATATGGACATCGTACCTCTCAAATGTCGTCTTTGCTCTCCAACCCATTCAAGTCAATCGGTCATTGGTGATTGATTTCGTGGATTCTTTTTACTGAGTTCTACTCATGTGTATTGTATGAAGCGAATCGAACAATATCTCAAACTATAAGTATTTCAGTCTTATAAAAAACATAGGAGACGTTTTTGGCTCGAAGTACAATATCTTCCTTTTAAGATGTCGGCCGCAATGCGTTATCTACTTTCAGGCCTTTCTGGAAACATTATTTGGTGGACGCAGCTACACCCAACTGCTAAATCATATATCTTAATGGTCTTTATCACCACTTATAGCCTTACCTAATAGTTGTTTAGCACCCAAGATATTTTTATGTGGCTAACTTCTAACTTTTCATATGTAGTTTTCTGTCTTACCTCTAGTTATATTTTCAGTCTCCAGAAGAAATAAGCCTTCACGATGTAGGAAACCATAAGGTGTAAATTGCTTACGCTTCCACTAGCACTCAAAAGAAATTAAAGATAAGTTCTGTTTAGAATCTAATCAGCGTAGAACCTAGCACAAATGCATACCAGCTTGGGTTGTCACACCGCATTTAAAAAGCGAGATGGTATTAACGTTATTAACAGCAAATACATTAGAATAATAGTGGTATCAAGAATGTTAAAATTTACACTATGAAATACGATTTAAAAAGGATTGTCCAACCCCTAAAATTCTTCATATTCATGTGTAATAAATGGAACAAAGAAAAAGTTACGGACCATAGGTTACAGTAGTTAGTATTGAGACTACCCTTAGAGACGCACCTCACTATGGACCTAATAAATGGCGATAAATTCGTAATCCACCCAAACCAGTCAGCAGGAACGGTAGACGGAATAAGTTAGCCATCATCTACCAATACTCTTCAGGCGATTAATATAGTTTCAAGGAATCTAAAGTGTGGCTGATGTAAATGGATTAGGAAATAAGAAGGGGACTACTGGCTTTTGAGGATCAAGGGCGATATCCATCAATCAAGCAATGGGAAGTATGATTGAGGGTAGTTTCGTTAGATACAGTTCCTTCTGACTTATCTTAATCACTGATTGTTGTGTCATAATGGGGGATGTGAGTCGTGGTTTCAGAACAAGTCTGTGGTATACTTTCCCAAGTCATAGCGTCAGTGTGTGAAATAATTGGCCTCTTTTGAGCCATTTAGGAAGGTGAAAACCTCGTGTATAGGGTCCTTGTAATAGCCATAATCGTTGGTTGATGATTTAATGGCAAGTTTTAAGATCAAAAACAATACCGTtgcattcattatttttttaaagtctCGAATATAGTTTAATTGCTTAATTTCAACTTCCTGTCTTATTTGTATTGCCTAAATTGTTGATCTCtggtattattatcataaattaaaGATCATATCCACCTAAAAACATTTTGCAGAAGAGCATAAATCATGTAacttttatttcaaactccatTCTATCTTCAGTTTAAGTATCAGAAAACTACCCCTAATCCATATACACAAAAGTAGCTCAAAGTCAAGTACACAAGCCTGTTCTTGGCAAATAAATGGATTTCGACAGAACTGTAGGGACAGTTTTCACCTTTCATGAATACCCATCTTGTGATACTTCTCTcgttatattttcattttgtcATACTCACTTCTAATCTTTGTGACCATTATTTGCTAACTTTTTTAGGCTTCCAGTCATCGTACAGTAACAGCAACTAACTGTCCAACCGTTGTTAAAACTATTTCTTCAAGTGACCAATGTCCCTCAGTTAATTCAGTTTTAATTCAAGCACCTCTTGCCACTTGTTTTTCTGGGGAATCAAGCAGTTTGAGTTCTTGTACAAATAGTAGTTCTAGCAGCCACATGGGTCTTCTACCGAGTGCTCAGTCATATGAGTTGGAATCTGAATTTTCTTCAGAATCACTTGGTCCAAGACATATTTCATATGGTGGTAATCTATCTGACCATTATTTTTCAAACGGGATTTCATTTCAAAGTTCCAAACTTAATGGGAGTACGTCAACTTCTCCAAAACAACAGCTAAATGATTTATCCTTTACAGATTCTGACTGTGCACAAAATGATGCTATGCGCAATCTTCAGGAGCGATATAACTTGCCTATGGCTTGTTTACCTGATCCATGTACCTTCATTTCAAATGTCAAACCACATAATTTTAGGATTCATACTTATCGTGGACCTCATTGGTGCGATTACTGTACTCATTTTATATGGGGGCTTGTTGCTCAGGGCATGAAATGTATAGATTGTGGATTTCAGGTACGCTACTTTTTAATCTAACTTGGATAACTTCCAAGGTAAATAGGGTGTTCTTGTTTGATAAGACGAAACCATATTATCTGATATACCAATGGAGTTGTAAATAAGACATCTGATTGCTGTCATTTCAGCAGTTGAATTAAAAAACTGAAAATCAGGTACTTCATACATTGCCTATTGTTAAATTTGGCCTATTGTAATCATATAAGTTCCTTTATTTCGCGGATTCTCTTAATCTGTTTACAAGCTAGAAACAACCATTTAAAAAAAGCTATGTACATACTTTGTGATAAAAGTCATGACTAAAATTAATGTCACTTGTAGGTGTAGATTAATAATTAGACAATGACTGAGGTAAATCTAGGAATCTGTTCAACCAGTTGTTTagttataatttatatatatgagTATTCTGTAGGAGGAAACTGGGAAGAGCATGGAGACACAATTTTTAGAGACGGAACGCTAATATCATAGTTTGTTACCTATGgcaaagacgagatatccgtctatcaattaagggacgagtatactgcacagcagttcgctctgttctactttacggctgtgaaacatggccattaagagtagaaaatACTCGTAAGGTACTAGTATTTGGCcgcagatgccttagaaatattgctcgcatttgctgggatcaccgggtaagtaatagtgaggttagacgcagggtattagggaacgatggtaaatcagttgatgaggtgatgaatcttcatcgactgag is part of the Schistosoma mansoni strain Puerto Rico chromosome 1, complete genome genome and harbors:
- a CDS encoding chimerin-related rho-gtpase-activating protein — translated: MSDRGLELRIWKNKLYNLQREAPSPHVIPCNRVLSHCPPQYGVEYHGPISRQETEELLSNADDGSYLIRDSQRAENAYTLVIWFDKVAKNFKLYFDPLTKQHFVGETKFDTVELLVADGLIHFYVETRGADVLKKISEANIYQKTPFYKVRYHTFNSQAVEACLSIKSSENKVMNNERPLPSPLKHLQASQRYANTSKQLSCRRQSMDASHLDSRSKYHSVVFAKPLIRDWPDDKNGFKDYRNYPPLAIQQSNVCSPIQQQTDPKTTTPTFEVCFSHLRLGSQVDTHEVVSSTQSFSGVTSSNITQASSHRTVTATNCPTVVKTISSSDQCPSVNSVLIQAPLATCFSGESSSLSSCTNSSSSSHMGLLPSAQSYELESEFSSESLGPRHISYGGNLSDHYFSNGISFQSSKLNGSTSTSPKQQLNDLSFTDSDCAQNDAMRNLQERYNLPMACLPDPCTFISNVKPHNFRIHTYRGPHWCDYCTHFIWGLVAQGMKCIDCGFQAHKRCADLVPCDCVPDIKQMKRVFGVDLTNLARAENKTVPTLLIKCIQEVERRDGLCCEGLYRIPGNYDLVEELRTEFDKDINVLTSLIKSFLRQLPVPLITYEAYPDLLDVVRDDRLNEQEKLDMLRKIFARLPGAHYESLRYFINHIHRVAEKQDVNMMTTANLAIVLSPTLLSSSYTDPISCLAGTLFEHTLIELLIKHCTYLLPSNGRWLASRPTELADNAIHSPSHRHSQIITNNNFTPPATTVSPPSIPSYKKWNFLRSRSSTDTRTVPTLSPIP
- a CDS encoding chimerin-related rho-gtpase-activating protein codes for the protein MSDRGLELRIWKNKLYNLQREAPSPHVIPCNRVLSHCPPQYGVEYHGPISRQETEELLSNADDGSYLIRDSQRAENAYTLVIWFDKVAKNFKLYFDPLTKQHFVGETKFDTVELLVADGLIHFYVETRGADVLKKISEANIYQKTPFYKVRYHTFNSQAVEACLSIKSSENKVMNNERPLPSPLKHLQASQRYANTSKQLSCRRQSMDASHLDSRSKYHSVVFAKPLIRDWPDDKNGFKDYRNYPPLAIQQSNVCSPIQQQTDPKTTTPTFEVCFSHLRLGSQVDTHEVVSSTQSFSGVTSSNITQASSHRTVTATNCPTVVKTISSSDQCPSVNSVLIQAPLATCFSGESSSLSSCTNSSSSSHMGLLPSAQSYELESEFSSESLGPRHISYGGNLSDHYFSNGISFQSSKLNGSTSTSPKQQLNDLSFTDSDCAQNDAMRNLQERYNLPMACLPDPCTFISNVKPHNFRIHTYRGPHWCDYCTHFIWGLVAQGMKCIDCGFQAHKRCADLVPCDCVPDIKQMKRVFGVDLTNLARAENNLIKSFLRQLPVPLITYEAYPDLLDVVRDDRLNEQEKLDMLRKIFARLPGAHYESLRYFINHIHRVAEKQDVNMMTTANLAIVLSPTLLSSSYTDPISCLAGTLFEHTLIELLIKHCTYLLPSNGRWLASRPTELADNAIHSPSHRHSQIITNNNFTPPATTVSPPSIPSYKKWNFLRSRSSTDTRTVPTLSPIP